One part of the Eucalyptus grandis isolate ANBG69807.140 chromosome 10, ASM1654582v1, whole genome shotgun sequence genome encodes these proteins:
- the LOC104423455 gene encoding beta-glucosidase BoGH3B encodes MAKLSFLSMGVILFLCCCSVIAGTAPADPGYSKYKDPSQPVHARIRDLMRRMTLQEKIGQMTQVDSSVVTPEILENYSIGSVLSGGGVSPFPRAKARDWMDMVNRFQNSSLSSRLGIPIIYGIDAVHGHNNVYQATIFPHNVGLGATRDPDLVKRIGAATALEVRATGINYAFAPCIAVCRDPRWGRCYESYSEDPSIVKAMTSIIPGLQGEIPAGGRKGVPYLGGKDKVLACAKHYVGDGGTTRGINENNTVTDWHGLLSIHMPGYYKAIIEGVSTIMVSYSSWNGMKMHANHFLVTDFLKNTLKFRGFVISDWKGIDKITTPPGANYTYSVQMGISAGIDMVMVPFNHTVFIDALTQLVNDNVIPMSRIDDAVERILRVKFMMGLFENPLGDQTYLSQLGSQDHRDLAREAVRKSLVLLKNGQNADPPVLPLPKNASKILVAGSHANNLGYQCGGWTITWQGGSGNNLTSGTTILGAISKAVDLETEVVFSENPDADFVKSHNFSYAIVVVGELPYAETAGDSTNLTLAERGEDIISKVCSSVKCVVVVVSGRPATIEPLVANMDALVAAWLPGSEGEGVADVLFGDYGFTGKSPITWFKTVDQLPMNVGDPHYDPLFPLGFGLTTEPTGGQ; translated from the exons ATGGCAAAGCTTTCGTTCCTTTCAATGGGAGTGATCCTCTTCCTGTGCTGTTGCTCGGTGATCGCCGGAACGGCGCCAGCCGATCCAGGCTACTCGAAGTACAAGGACCCCAGTCAACCCGTCCATGCGCGGATCAGAGACCTCATGCGAAGAATGACCCTTCAAGAAAAGATTGGCCAGATGACGCAGGTCGACTCCTCCGTGGTCACCCCCGAAATCCTGGAAAACTACTCCATCGGCAGCGTGCTCAGCGGCGGAGGGGTCTCTCCGTTCCCCAGAGCCAAGGCACGAGACTGGATGGACATGGTGAATAGGTTCCAAAACAGTTCTCTCTCTAGTCGCCTTGGGATCCCGATTATCTATGGCATCGACGCGGTCCACGGGCACAACAACGTGTATCAAGCCACCATATTCCCGCATAATGTTGGTCTCGGGGCTACGAG GGATCCGGATCTCGTGAAAAGAATCGGGGCTGCGACCGCACTTGAAGTCAGGGCGACAGGGATTAATTATGCTTTTGCGCCATGCATTGCC GTATGCAGAGACCCAAGATGGGGCAGGTGCTATGAGAGCTATAGCGAGGATCCATCCATTGTTAAAGCCATGACGTCAATCATCCCCGGATTGCAAGGAGAAATTCCTGCCGGCGGGCGAAAGGGAGTGCCTTATCTCGGCGGAAA AGACAAGGTTTTGGCCTGTGCAAAGCACTATGTGGGAGACGGCGGCACCACGAGGGGCATCAATGAGAACAACACAGTGACTGATTGGCATGGACTGCTGAGCATTCACATGCCCGGTTATTACAAAGCCATAATCGAGGGCGTCTCAACGATCATGGTCTCATATTCGAGCTGGAACGGAATGAAGATGCACGCTAACCACTTTCTCGTCACGGACTTCCTCAAGAACACCTTGAAGTTTAGG GGCTTTGTAATATCCGATTGGAAAGGAATCGATAAGATCACCACCCCGCCTGGAGCAAATTACACATACTCTGTTCAGATGGGGATAAGTGCAGGGATTGACATG GTCATGGTTCCCTTCAATCATACGGTGTTCATTGATGCCCTGACCCAACTGGTCAATGACAATGTGATCCCCATGAGCCGTATTGACGACGCCGTCGAGAGGATCTTGAGGGTGAAGTTCATGATGGGCCTATTTGAGAATCCTCTTGGTGATCAAACCTATCTTTCCCAACTTGGAAGCCAG GATCATAGGGATTTAGCAAGGGAAGCAGTCAGGAAGTCACTAGTTCTGCTGAAGAACGGACAAAATGCGGATCCTCCGGTGTTGCCCCTCCCCAAGAACGCCTCTAAGATACTCGTCGCCGGGAGTCATGCCAACAATCTGGGCTATCAATGTGGTGGTTGGACCATCACTTGGCAAGGTGGAAGTGGCAACAATTTAACCAGTG GGACCACCATCCTAGGCGCGATAAGTAAGGCTGTGGACCTTGAAACAGAGGTTGTCTTCAGCGAGAACCCCGATGCTGACTTCGTCAAGTCACACAACTTCTCATACGCTATCGTTGTGGTCGGGGAGCTGCCCTACGCGGAGACAGCTGGGGATAGCACGAACCTGACGCTGGCTGAGCGGGGTGAGGACATCATCTCCAAAGTGTGCTCGTCGGTGAAGTGCGTGGTGGTCGTGGTTTCGGGAAGGCCAGCCACGATCGAGCCGCTCGTGGCGAACATGGACGCGCTGGTGGCCGCGTGGCTGCCAGGGAGCGAGGGGGAAGGGGTGGCCGACGTCTTATTCGGGGACTACGGATTCACCGGGAAGTCGCCGATAACGTGGTTCAAGACTGTGGATCAGCTTCCCATGAACGTGGGTGACCCTCACTACGATCCTCTCTTTCCACTTGGTTTCGGTCTTACCACCGAGCCCACTGGGGGACAGTGA
- the LOC108955793 gene encoding uncharacterized protein LOC108955793 produces the protein MIARVSATNVEGARICFANPSMRVPSSFLRIPATNPPIMELHHEPSTFNFRNLEGGGFQLFVGGWIFEFDRAMFVFHLANRRLLQTNRALDGGVAFKAHKRKRCSVDSGAWPHRGHNESGIIFLL, from the exons ATGATTGCTAGGGTTTCAGCTACAAATGTAGAGGGGGCTCGGATTTGCTTTGCGAACCCATCTATGAGAGTTCCATCTTCATTTCTACGTATCCCCGCAACCAATCCTCCCATCATGGAGCTACACCATGAGCCATCGacgttcaatttcagaaatctCGAAGGTGGTGGGTTCCAGCTTTTTGTTGGAGGATGGATATTTGAGTTTGATCGAGCCATGTTCGTATTCCATCTTGCAAACAG AAGACTCCTACAAACAAATAGAGCCTTGGATGGAGGGGTGGCTTTCAAG GcacataaaaggaaaagatgttCAGTTGATTCTGGAGCATGGCCGCATAGAGGACATAACGAATCGGGTATCATATTCCTCTTGTAA
- the LOC104421386 gene encoding beta-glucosidase BoGH3B — protein sequence MSVMGRYSVPIKAFLLICCLAAVTTEAEYVKYRDAKQPMGARVRDLMRRMTLAEKIGQMTQIERSVATPDVMKNYFIGSVLSGGGSVPAPKASPETWVNAVNEIQKAALSTRLGIPMIYGIDAVHGHNNVYNATIFPHNVGLGVTRDPVLLKKIGDATALEVRATGIPYAFAPCIAVCRDPRWGRCYESYSEDHRIVRMLTEIIPGLQGDLPANSPKGVPFVAGKNKVAACAKHFVGDGGTTKGINENNTVIDYNGLLSIHMPAYLDAIRKGVATVMVSYSSWNGKKMHANGDLVTGFLKNKLKFKGFVISDWEGIDRITSPPHANYSYSVQAGVGAGIDMVMVPYKVTEFLDDLTKQVQNNVIPMSRIDDAVKRILRVKFVMGLFDNPLADNSLANQVGSPEHRELAREAVRKSLVLLKNGKSSGKPLIPLPKKAQKILVAGSHADNLGNQCGGWTIAWQGLNGNDLTTGTTILNAVKSTVHPDTQVVYNENPDANFVKSNNFAYAIVVVGEPPYAETFGDSLNLTIPEPGPSTIRNVCGSVKCVVVVISGRPVVIEPYVSNIDALVAAWLPGTEGQGVADLLFGDYGFTGKLARTWFRSVDQLPMNVGDPHYDPLYPFGFGLTTKGTKESDPTYS from the exons ATGAGCGTGATGGGGAGATACTCCGTACCCATTAAGGCGTTCCTGCTGATATGCTGCTTGGCGGCTGTCACGACGGAGGCCGAGTACGTGAAGTACAGAGACGCGAAGCAGCCGATGGGTGCTCGGGTCAGGGACTTGATGCGCAGGATGACGCTGGCCGAGAAGATTGGCCAGATGACCCAGATCGAGCGCAGCGTTGCCACGCCCGACGTCATGAAGAACTACTTCATTG GGAGCGTGTTGAGTGGTGGAGGGAGTGTGCCGGCGCCGAAGGCCTCGCCGGAGACCTGGGTGAATGCGGTGAACGAGATCCAAAAGGCTGCTCTTTCCACCCGACTCGGGATCCCGATGATTTACGGGATCGACGCGGTTCACGGTCACAACAATGTCTACAATGCCACCATTTTCCCGCACAATGTCGGCCTCGGTGTCACCAG AGATCCTGTGCTACTCAAGAAGATTGGCGATGCCACGGCACTTGAAGTTAGAGCAACCGGTATTCCTTACGCTTTCGCGCCGTGCATTGCG GTGTGCCGAGATCCGAGATGGGGTCGGTGCTACGAAAGCTACAGCGAGGATCACCGGATCGTCCGGATGTTGACCGAGATCATACCCGGTCTACAAGGAGACCTTCCTGCCAATTCCCCAAAGGGTGTTCCGTTTGTCGCCGGAAA GAACAAGGTCGCGGCCTGTGCCAAGCACTTTGTGGGAGACGGGGGCACGACAAAGGGCATAAACGAGAACAACACCGTCATTGATTACAATGGGCTGCTCAGCATTCACATGCCGGCGTATTTGGATGCCATTAGGAAGGGCGTCGCCACGGTCATGGTGTCGTATTCGAGCTGGAACGGCAAGAAGATGCACGCGAACGGTGATCTTGTTACTGGGTTCCTGAAAAACAAGCTAAAATTCAAG GGTTTCGTCATATCGGATTGGGAGGGCATTGACAGGATAACGTCTCCTCCTCATGCGAACTACTCTTACTCTGTTCAAGCCGGAGTCGGTGCAGGAATCGACATG GTCATGGTGCCTTACAAGGTCACTGAGTTCCTTGATGACCTGACTAAACAGGTGCAGAACAACGTAATCCCGATGAGTCGGATCGACGATGCCGTGAAGAGGATCTTGagagttaaatttgtcatgggACTTTTCGATAACCCACTGGCCGATAACAGCCTGGCCAACCAAGTAGGAAGCCCG GAACATAGAGAATTGGCAAGGGAAGCTGTGAGAAAATCACTGGTGCTTCTGAAGAACGGTAAATCTTCGGGAAAGCCATTGATTCCGCTTCCTAAGAAAGCGCAGAAGATACTTGTCGCGGGAAGTCATGCCGACAACTTGGGCAATCAATGTGGAGGTTGGACAATTGCATGGCAAGGCCTTAACGGCAATGATCTCACCACCG GTACCACGATCCTCAATGCGGTCAAGAGCACGGTCCATCCTGACACTCAGGTGGTCTACAACGAGAACCCTGATGCGAACTTCGTGAAGTCCAACAACTTTGCATATGCCATTGTCGTTGTAGGAGAGCCGCCTTATGCAGAGACATTTGGCGACAGCTTGAACTTGACCATCCCCGAGCCCGGGCCAAGCACCATCCGCAATGTGTGTGGGTCAGTCAAGTGTGTGGTGGTTGTCATCTCAGGCCGCCCCGTTGTCATTGAGCCCTATGTCTCGAACATAGATGCACTGGTGGCCGCTTGGCTTCCCGGGACCGAAGGCCAGGGAGTTGCAGATCTCCTGTTTGGTGACTATGGTTTCACTGGCAAGCTTGCACGGACATGGTTCAGGAGCGTCGACCAGCTGCCGATGAATGTCGGGGACCCGCATTACGACCCGCTCTACCCATTTGGGTTTGGCCTGACGACCAAGGGCACCAAGGAGAGCGATCCTACATATTCTTGA
- the LOC104423454 gene encoding LOW QUALITY PROTEIN: beta-glucosidase BoGH3B (The sequence of the model RefSeq protein was modified relative to this genomic sequence to represent the inferred CDS: substituted 1 base at 1 genomic stop codon): MAKLSFLSMGMILFLCCCSAIAGTATAHQGHARYKDPSQPIPTRIRDLMGRMTLQEKIGQMTQVDYSVVTPEVLRDYSIGSVLSGGGSVPFPKAMAADWLDMVNKFQNGSLSSRLGIPIIYGIDAVHGHNNVYQATIFPHNVGLGATRXRIGAATALEARATGINYVFAPTIAVCRDPRWGRCYESYSEDTSVVQALTSIIPGLQGEIPAGGRKGVPYLGGNDKVLACAKHYVGDGGTTRGINENNTVIDWHGLLSIHMPGYYKAIIEGVSTIMVSYSSWNGVKMHADRFLVTDFLKNTLKFKGFVISDWQGIDKITSPPTVNYTYSVEKSIEAGVDMVMVPYNYTVFIDALTRLVNANVIPVSRIDDAVQRILRVKFMMGLFENPLGDRTYLSQLGSQEHRNLAREAVRKSLVLLKNGQNAEPPVLPLAKNASKILVAGTHANNLGYQCGGWTITWQGQSGNNITSGTTILGAISKAVDVDTEVVFSKNPDADFVKSQNFSYAIVVVGELPYAETAGDSTNLTLAVPGENIISNVCSSVKCVVIVVSGRPLSIRPLVAHIDALVAAWLPGSEGDGVADVLFGDYGFTGKLPRTWFMTVDQLPMNVGDPHYDPLFPFGFGLTTQPSGEQ, encoded by the exons ATGGCAAAGCTTTCATTCCTTTCAATGGGGATGATCCTCTTCCTCTGTTGTTGCTCCGCCATTGCCGGAACGGCGACAGCCCATCAAGGCCACGCGAGGTACAAGGACCCCAGTCAACCCATCCCCACGCGGATAAGAGATCTAATGGGAAGAATGACCCTTCAAGAAAAGATTGGCCAGATGACGCAGGTCGATTACTCCGTGGTCACCCCTGAAGTCCTGAGGGACTACTCCATCGGCAGCGTGCTCAGCGGCGGAGGGAGCGTACCGTTCCCCAAAGCCATGGCTGCAGACTGGTTGGACATGGTGAACAAGTTCCAAAACGGTTCTCTCTCCAGTCGCCTCGGGATCCCGATTATCTACGGCATTGACGCAGTCCATGGGCACAACAACGTATATCAAGCCACTATATTCCCGCATAATGTCGGTCTCGGGGCTACAAGGTAA AGAATTGGGGCAGCAACAGCACTCGAAGCTAGGGCGACGGGGATTAATTATGTGTTTGCGCCAACCATTGCC GTATGCAGAGATCCGAGATGGGGCAGGTGCTATGAAAGCTACAGCGAGGACACGTCCGTTGTTCAAGCCCTGACGTCAATCATCCCTGGATTGCAAGGCGAAATTCCGGCGGGGGGACGTAAGGGAGTGCCTTATCTCGGGGGAAA CGACAAGGTTTTGGCCTGTGCAAAGCACTATGTGGGAGATGGGGGCACCACAAGGGGCATCAATGAGAACAACACAGTGATCGATTGGCATGGACTGTTGAGCATTCACATGCCCGGTTATTACAAAGCCATAATCGAGGGCGTCTCTACGATCATGGTCTCCTATTCAAGCTGGAATGGAGTGAAAATGCACGCCGATCGCTTTCTCGTCACGGACTTTCTCAAGAATACCTTGAAGTTCAAG GGCTTCGTAATATCCGATTGGCAAGGTATTGATAAGATCACCTCCCCACCCACTGTAAATTACACATACTCCGTTGAGAAGAGCATCGAAGCTGGGGTCGACATG GTCATGGTTCCTTACAATTATACGGTGTTCATCGATGCCCTGACCCGATTGGTCAATGCCAATGTGATCCCCGTGAGCCGGATTGATGACGCTGTCCAGAGGATTTTAAGGGTAAAATTCATGATGGGCCTATTTGAGAACCCTCTAGGCGATCGGACCTATCTTTCCCAGCTTGGAAGCCAG GAGCATAGGAATTTAGCAAGAGAAGCAGTCAGGAAATCACTGGTTCTGTTGAAGAACGGGCAAAATGCGGAGCCCCCAGTATTGCCGCTTGCCAAGAACGCCTCTAAGATACTCGTCGCTGGGACTCATGCCAACAATTTGGGCTACCAATGCGGTGGTTGGACCATCACTTGGCAGGGTCAAAGTGGCAACAACATAACCAGTG GGACCACTATCCTAGGTGCGATAAGTAAGGCCGTGGACGTCGACACAGAAGTTGTCTTCAGCAAGAACCCCGATGCCGACTTCGTCAAGTCGCAAAACTTCTCTTACGCCATCGTCGTGGTCGGGGAGCTGCCCTACGCAGAGACAGCGGGAGACAGCACGAACCTGACGCTGGCAGTGCCTGGTGAGAACATCATCTCCAACGTGTGCTCGTCAGTGAAGTGCGTGGTGATTGTGGTTTCGGGGAGGCCACTCTCGATCCGGCCGCTCGTGGCGCATATTGACGCTCTGGTGGCGGCGTGGCTGCCGGGGAGCGAGGGAGACGGGGTGGCCGACGTCTTGTTCGGGGACTACGGATTCACCGGGAAGTTGCCGAGGACGTGGTTCATGACCGTGGATCAGCTTCCCATGAACGTAGGCGACCCTCACTACGATCCGCTGTTCCCATTTGGTTTCGGACTTACCACCCAACCCAGTGGGGAGCAATGA
- the LOC104423453 gene encoding beta-glucosidase BoGH3B produces the protein MANLSFLSMGMIFFLCCFAAVATAAPPNQGISKYKDPSQPVHARVRDLMRRMTLQEKVGQMTQIDRSAVTPEILRDYSIGSVLSGGGSVPFPQAKGQDWMDMVNSYQNGSLSSRLGIPMIYGIDALHGQNNVYQATIFPHNVGLGATRDPDLVKRIGAATALEVRATGINYAFAPCIAVCRDPRWGRCYESYSEDPSVVQAMTSIILGLQGEIPAGGRKGEPYLGGKDKILACAKHYVGDGGTTRGINENNTVIDWHGLLSIHMPGYYKAIIEGISTIMVSYSSWNGVKMHANRFLITDFLKNTLKFKGFVISDWAGIDKITTPPGANYTYSVQMGIGAGIDMVMVALNHTLFIDTLIKLVNDNVIPMSRIDDAVERIMRVKFMMGLFENPMGDQTYLSQLGSQEHRDLAREAVRKSLVLLKNGQNADPPVLPLAKNASKILVAGTHANNLGYQCGGWTITWQGGSGNNLTSGTTILGGIGKAVDLDTEVVFSENPDADFIQSHNFSYAIVVVGELPYAETAGDSTNLTLAEPGEDIIYNVCSSVKCVVVVVSGRPVMIEPLVAQMDALVAAWLPGSQGEGVADVLFGDYGFTGKLPRTWFKTVDQLPMNVGDPHYDPLFPFGFGLTTEPTGEQ, from the exons ATGGCAAACCTTTCATTCCTTTCAATGGGGATGATCTTCTTCCTGTGTTGTTTTGCGGCTGTGGCGACTGCGGCACCGCCCAATCAAGGCATCTCGAAGTACAAGGACCCCAGTCAACCCGTCCATGCGCGGGTAAGAGACCTCATGCGAAGAATGACCCTTCAGGAAAAGGTTGGCCAGATGACCCAGATCGACCGCTCTGCGGTCACCCCCGAAATCCTGAGGGACTACTCCATTGGCAGCGTGCTCAGCGGCGGAGGGAGCGTGCCGTTCCCCCAAGCCAAGGGGCAGGACTGGATGGACATGGTGAATAGCTACCAAAACGGTTCTCTCTCTAGTCGCCTCGGTATCCCGATGATATACGGCATCGACGCGCTCCACGGGCAAAACAACGTGTATCAAGCCACAATATTCCCGCATAATGTCGGTCTCGGAGCTACGAG GGATCCGGATCTCGTGAAGAGGATAGGAGCTGCGACCGCCCTTGAAGTTAGGGCGACTGGGATTAATTATGCGTTTGCTCCATGCATTGCC GTTTGCAGAGATCCGAGATGGGGCAGGTGCTATGAGAGCTACAGCGAGGATCCGTCCGTTGTTCAGGCCATGACATCGATCATCCTGGGGTTGCAAGGCGAAATTCCTGCAGGCGGGCGAAAGGGAGAGCCTTATCTCGGTGGAAA GGACAAGATTTTGGCTTGTGCAAAGCATTATGTGGGAGATGGTGGCACCACAAGGGGCATCAATGAGAACAACACAGTGATCGATTGGCATGGACTGTTGAGCATTCACATGCCCGGTTATTACAAAGCCATAATTGAGGGCATATCAACGATCATGGTCTCGTATTCGAGCTGGAACGGAGTGAAAATGCACGCTAACCGCTTTCTCATCACGGACTTCCTCAAGAACACCTTGAAGTTTAAG GGTTTTGTAATATCCGATTGGGCAGGAATCGATAAGATCACCACCCCACCCGGTGCAAATTATACATACTCTGTTCAGATGGGGATTGGAGCAGGGATTGACATG GTCATGGTTGCCCTCAATCACACGTTGTTCATTGATACCCTAATCAAATTGGTCAATGACAATGTGATCCCTATGAGCCGCATTGACGATGCTGTTGAGAGGATCATGAGAGTGAAGTTCATGATGGGCCTATTTGAGAATCCTATGGGTGATCAGACTTATCTTTCCCAGCTTGGAAGCCAG GAGCATAGGGATTTAGCAAGGGAAGCAGTTAGAAAATCCCTGGTTCTGTTGAAGAACGGGCAGAATGCGGATCCCCCAGTGTTGCCGCTCGCCAAGAACGCCTCCAAGATACTCGTTGCTGGGACTCATGCCAACAATCTGGGCTATCAATGTGGTGGTTGGACCATCACTTGGCAGGGTGGAAGTGGCAACAACCTAACCAGTG GGACCACCATCCTAGGCGGGATAGGTAAGGCCGTCGACCTCGACACAGAGGTTGTCTTCAGCGAGAACCCCGATGCCGACTTCATCCAATCTCACAACTTCTCGTATGCCATCGTTGTGGTCGGGGAGCTGCCCTATGCGGAGACAGCAGGAGACAGCACGAACCTGACGCTGGCAGAGCCAGGCGAGGACATCATCTACAACGTGTGCTCGTCGGTGAAGTGCGTGGTGGTCGTGGTTTCGGGAAGGCCGGTCATGATTGAGCCGCTCGTGGCACAGATGGACGCGCTGGTGGCCGCATGGCTGCCGGGTAGCCAGGGGGAAGGCGTGGCCGACGTCTTGTTCGGGGACTACGGATTCACGGGGAAGCTGCCGAGGACGTGGTTCAAGACGGTGGATCAGCTTCCCATGAACGTGGGCGACCCTCACTACGATCCACTCTTCCCATTTGGTTTCGGCCTTACCACTGAGCCCACTGGGGAACAGTGA